The Rhinoderma darwinii isolate aRhiDar2 chromosome 8, aRhiDar2.hap1, whole genome shotgun sequence genome has a window encoding:
- the B9D2 gene encoding B9 domain-containing protein 2, with translation MAEVHVIGQIIGASGFPQQSLFCKWGVHTGGAWKLLSGTVEGQTQVDNPQNEDMAFWSHPIDIHFATKGLQGWPKLHLQVWHQDSFGRNELFGYSFLHIPSTPGTHTLLSPTWRPLGTWQEQISHMFVGGGPQLKSPNLIYGGADRYRLQTTAMGQVHLELTVMLRNFDRFGVEC, from the exons ATGGCGGAGGTCCACGTAATTGGACAGATCATCGGAGCCAGCGGCTTCCCACAACAAAGTTTATTTTGTAAATGGGGGGTGCACACAG GAGGAGCCTGGAAGTTGCTCTCGGGGACCGTGGAAGGTCAGACACAAGTGGACAACCCACAGAATGAAGACATGGCTTTCTGGTCACACCCTATTGACATACATTTTGCTACCAAAGGATTGCAAG GTTGGCCTAAGCTGCATCTTCAGGTTTGGCATCAAGACTCTTTTGGTCGGAATGAGTTGTTCGGGTACAGCTTCCTCCACATCCCTTCTACTCCAGGAACCCACACATTGCTGAGCCCCACATGGAGACCCTTGGGGACCTGGCAGGAGCAGATATCCCACATGTTTGTAGGGGGCGGCCCCCAGCTAAAATCACCGAACCTTATATATGGGGGAGCTGACCGGTACCGTCTGCAGACCACAGCCATGGGGCAGGTACACCTGGAACTCACTGTCATGCTCAGGAACTTTGATCGATTTGGGGTGGAGTGCTAG